DNA from Paludisphaera mucosa:
CGATGGCGCACCGCCTGCTGCGCGACGTGCCGGCCGACGGCGAGGCGGTCCTGGCGAAGCGCGTCGCCGCGATCCGCCGCGAGCGCAAGGTCGGCGAGTCCGACGGCGTCCGCCGCGACGGATCCTTCGACCTGAAGACGATGCTGACCGCCCCGCCGCAGGGCTCGACCGCGCTGGCGACCGCCTTCGCGGGCATCGACGAGGACCTCAAGAAGGCCTGGAAGGTGAACGTCGCCTCGTGGGATTTCCGCTCCGTGACGCTGGCGACGCTGGCCGGCATGGCGGCCCTCGGCCTGTTCACCCTGGCCGTGCTGCCTCGCGACCGCGAGCGGACGCCCCGGACCGACGCGCTCGAGTTCGCCCTCGTCACCCTCCTGATCGTGATGTTCTCGCCCCTGTCGTTCAACTACGCGTTCGTCTGGCTGATCTACCCGGCGACCGTCGCGTTGAACGAGGCCTTCGAGCATCCCGCGGCCGATCCCCGCCGCCGCGCCATCGGCCGCGCCTGGCTCGCCCTGATCCTGCTCCTGCCGGCCACGGCGATCGCCTTCCCGCTCTACGCCCAGGCCTACGGGAACCTCTTCGTCCCCGCGCTGCTGCTCGTCTTGACGCTGGGATGGACCCTGCACGAGGTGCGTCGCGAGTCGAAGGTCGACGAGACGGCCCCAGCCCGACGGAACGCCGACTCGACCCGGCTCGCCGCCGGCGCCGAAACCTCCCCGGCCTGATGGGGCGGCGCTGTTCACGGGGCGGACGGGCTCGGTAGAATCGCGGCGCGGCGACCATGCGACGATCGTCCCCGAAGCCCTCAGATGAGGCGTCCGACGATGGCGGAATACCTCGCCTCGATCGCGTTCGTGTCGGCGCTCGTCCACCTCGCGATCCGTCGGTACGTCGTCGCCAGCGTAATGGGAGCGGCCCTCGGCACGGCGGCGACCATGCTCGTCGAGGCCGCGAGGGTCGACTTCCAGGTGAAGCCCGGGTGGGTTGCGCCCCTCTTCCTCGTCGGCTTCGTGGTGGCCTTGCCCGCCGGCTTTCTCGCCGGCGTCCCCTTCCGGCTCTGGCGAAACCATCGCAATGCGAGCCGCGCCGAACCCGGTCGAAACCAGCCTGTGGCGATGGCGGCCCGGTGGAGGAACTTGACCTCGTCGGGTGCGTGGTCGTCGCGATCGCCGAAGAGCTAGCCGATACCCGGGGCGAACCCGTCCGAATCAGGGATTCGCGGCCTCGCACGCCGCCTCGCGGATGGCCTTGGTCGTCCCGCCCCACATGCCTTCGAGGGCCGTGTTGGAGAGGCTGACGACGGTCAGCTTCCGCACGGGGTCGACGAACCAGTAATGGCCGTAGACGCCGCCCCACTGGTAGGAGCCGGCCGAGAGCGGCGTCTGGGCGACGGCGGGGTCGGTGACGACGGCGACGCCGTAGCCGAAGGCCCATCCGGGGCCGCTCGCCACGCCGGTCAGGTCGCCGGTCTGGGGGCTCGTCATGGCGCGGGCCGTCTCGGGCTTGAGGATCGGGCCGCCGCCCTTGCGGATCGCCTCCAGGAGCGTCAGGACGTCGCGGGCCGTGCCGATCATGCCGCCGCCGCCCGAGGCGTACGAGGTCGGATCGAAGGCCCGGCCGGGCTCGAAACGGACGCCCGCGCCGTCGCCGAACGGGACGACCTGGACGGCCGCCATCCGCGCAGGTTCGGGCGAGCCGTCGACGTAAGGGACGACCAGCCGCGCCGGGGGCGGGTAGAAGAACGAAGCGTCCTTCATCCCCAGGGGGCCCGTCACGGTCCGCTCGACGAGCGTCGGCAGCGGGTCGCCGCCGGCGCGCGACACGACCGCGCCGAGGACGTCGGTCGCCAGCGAGTAGCGCCAGGCCGTCCCGGGCTCGAAGAGCAGGGGGGCGGAGGCCAGTCGCCGCAGGTTCTCGTCGAGCGTCAGGCCGGGCTGGTCGAGGCCGTCGGAAACCCCAGCGCGGTGATACGGCCCGTCGGCCGGCTCGGCGAAGCCGTAGCCGAGCCCCGAGGTGTGCGTCAGCAGATGGCGGACGGTAATCGCCGGCGCGCGGCCGTCGGCGAGCCTGGGACGGAAGCTGGGCAGCCATTTCGTCACCGGGTCGTCCAGGCTCAGGCGTCCCTCGTCCACCAGGGCCAGCGCCGCGGCGCTGACGATCGGCTTGGTCACGGACGCCAGCCGGAAGACCGCGTTCTCCCGCATCGGCCGACCGGCCTCGCGGTTCGCCATCCCGACCGCCCGATGATAGACGACCTGGCCGTCGCGGGCGGCGAGCACGACCGCGCCGACGATCCGCTTCTCCTCGATGGCCCGCTCCAGGACCGTATCGAGCCGCGCGACGATCGGGTCGGGAGGGGCGGCCGACGTCGCGCCGGCGGCGAGTAGGCAAGCGAGCAGCGCCCCGAGGCGCAGGGCGAGGTCCGAGGCGAGGCGGTGTTTCGGCGAGATGCGAATCATGGGTCGAGTTGTTCCTGAATCGAGGTGCGGGCCGATCCCGGATGCAGCCGCATGGGCGGCTTCGCAGATGGCGGCGACTTTATCAGAATCCTTTTTCGGCCGCACGATGACGCAAGCGGGCCCGCCGGCGGCGACGCAAGCCCGGCGCAACCTCTCTTGATCGTCATTCCGCCCGGCTTGGCATTGCCTTTTTCGGGGGGTTCGCCAAGAATGCCGCGACCTGCTGGCGATGCACCTCCCATGTTGACGGCGGCCCGCAACGGGCCGGGACGGATCCAGGATCTGGGGAATCGAGACGCATGAAAGACGTCGTGCGACATGATGGCGCGGGCCGAGCGTGAAGACGTCGGCCCCGGCACGCGGGCGGTAATGGATGACGCCGCGGGCCGGATGCGGGGGGTGTACGGAAACAGGGCTGGCCGGCAAGGCAAGGAGGCGATGCCCATGGCACGCTGGTTCGTCGATCGTCTGCCTCAGCGGGGGATCCCCTCGGTGAGCCTCAGGAGGCTTCTCCCGGAGGCGAAGTTCGTGGGATGCCCCGACTGGGAGGTCACCGGCTGCGCCGTGGACCACCGCCGCCTCGACCCCGGCCAGGTGTTCGTCGCGGTCCGCGACGCTCGCTACGACGGCCACGGCTACGTCCGGGAGGCCCTCGACCGAGGCGCCGCGGGGGTCGTCGTGGAACGCGAGGTCCCCGAAGCGGGCCGGCTCCAGGTGGTCGTCGACGACGCCCGGGCGGCCCACGCGCGGCTCTGCCAGGCGCTGGCCGGCGACCCGTCGGAACGGCTCGCCACCCTGGGCGTCACGGGCGTCTACGGCAAGACGGTCGTCAGCCTGATGACCCGGGCGATCCTCGACGCCGCGGGCCTCCGCTGCGGGCTGGTCGGCGGCAACGGCTGGTCCGACGGCCTCGTCGCCAGGCCGCCGGGCGCGGGTTCGAGCGTCGCCGAGCCGGCCGGGACGTGGCCGGGGGGCGCGCCCGGCCTGGCGTCGATCCTCTCGTACATGGTCGAGCAGAAGTGCGAGGCCGGCGTGATCGAGATCGGGGCCGAGGCCCTGGACTCGCGCTGCCTCGAAGGCGTGACCTTCCAGGCCGCCGTGGCGACCGACCTGGCCCTGCCCCCCGGCTCCCCGGCCGAGGCCGCCCAGCGGCGGCGGCGGGCGAAGGCCCGGCTCTTCCGCAAGATCGCCCCCGGGGGCGCGGCGGTGGTCAACGACGACGACCCGGATTCGGAGATCCTCGGCGGCCTGAACCTGGACGCCCGCCGCGTGAGCTTCGGCCTCGAACGGCCGGGCCGGGTAGACGTCTCCGCGGTCGTCGCCCGCTCCGACGCATCGGGCTCGCGGTTCCTGCTCCAGGGCTTCGACCGCGCCGCGTGGGTCGACCTCCGGCTGGTCGGCGTGCGGCACGTCGGCCACGCCCTGGCCGCCGCGGCGCTGGCCTGGTCGCTGCACGTCGACCGCGACGCCGTCGTGGCCGGGCTGGAGAGCGTGGCGGGCGTCGCCGGCTATCTGGAGGCGATCGACGAAGGCCAGGACTTCGACGTCCGCGTCGACGGTGCCCGCACCGCGACGCCGCTTTCGCAAGCGCTCACCGCCCTGCGATCGGTGGCCGCCGGCCGCATCCACCTCGTGCTGAGCGCCGAGGGGGGCCAGGACCGCGCCACGCGGCGGGCCCTGGCGCACGTCGCCGAGACCGCCGCCGACCGCGTCGTCCTGACCCTGGGCGACCCCCGCGCCGAGGACCCCGACGGCGTGCTCGACGACGTCCTCGGGGGCTTCCGCCGGCCGGGCAAGGTGCAGGTCGAGCCCGACCGCCGTCGCGCGATCGAATCGGCCCTGTCCGACGCCCGCGAGGG
Protein-coding regions in this window:
- a CDS encoding serine hydrolase domain-containing protein gives rise to the protein MIRISPKHRLASDLALRLGALLACLLAAGATSAAPPDPIVARLDTVLERAIEEKRIVGAVVLAARDGQVVYHRAVGMANREAGRPMRENAVFRLASVTKPIVSAAALALVDEGRLSLDDPVTKWLPSFRPRLADGRAPAITVRHLLTHTSGLGYGFAEPADGPYHRAGVSDGLDQPGLTLDENLRRLASAPLLFEPGTAWRYSLATDVLGAVVSRAGGDPLPTLVERTVTGPLGMKDASFFYPPPARLVVPYVDGSPEPARMAAVQVVPFGDGAGVRFEPGRAFDPTSYASGGGGMIGTARDVLTLLEAIRKGGGPILKPETARAMTSPQTGDLTGVASGPGWAFGYGVAVVTDPAVAQTPLSAGSYQWGGVYGHYWFVDPVRKLTVVSLSNTALEGMWGGTTKAIREAACEAANP
- a CDS encoding Mur ligase family protein, encoding MARWFVDRLPQRGIPSVSLRRLLPEAKFVGCPDWEVTGCAVDHRRLDPGQVFVAVRDARYDGHGYVREALDRGAAGVVVEREVPEAGRLQVVVDDARAAHARLCQALAGDPSERLATLGVTGVYGKTVVSLMTRAILDAAGLRCGLVGGNGWSDGLVARPPGAGSSVAEPAGTWPGGAPGLASILSYMVEQKCEAGVIEIGAEALDSRCLEGVTFQAAVATDLALPPGSPAEAAQRRRRAKARLFRKIAPGGAAVVNDDDPDSEILGGLNLDARRVSFGLERPGRVDVSAVVARSDASGSRFLLQGFDRAAWVDLRLVGVRHVGHALAAAALAWSLHVDRDAVVAGLESVAGVAGYLEAIDEGQDFDVRVDGARTATPLSQALTALRSVAAGRIHLVLSAEGGQDRATRRALAHVAETAADRVVLTLGDPRAEDPDGVLDDVLGGFRRPGKVQVEPDRRRAIESALSDAREGDAVLIAGKGRHAYQIFADRVVPFDDFAVARRFLNGRQARAAVTRRA